The Lycium ferocissimum isolate CSIRO_LF1 chromosome 8, AGI_CSIRO_Lferr_CH_V1, whole genome shotgun sequence DNA segment agaatatatttaaaatttaagtgATAGAGTAGCTCATGAATGATTTACACCCGAAACTTACACGGTTAATGTGGAAGAGATGtacattttttcatttttcaatgtggagtaaataatttttacttgccatttcttttttctcttctaataaaaaagtaaactttGGATCAAGTGTGATCCCAATAAATATGTCGCTCTGCGTAAAACAGAAATGTTACTTCCAATTATATAAGTCAAACTTTAATTTAGACAAGCTGAGTAAGAGATATATCACATGTGATGATATGAAGGAAATATATTCTACCAGTAAAGGGGGTGAGGCGATAGATAAAATCTCTTTATTTATGATCGAAAATTTTAGATTCGAATTCCGAAAATAAAAAACTCTCTAGTAAGGAGCGCATATGCCTTTACCCAGCATCTGGCCTAAACTCACGTGAATTTAGATTAATCGTGACAATAAATTTCCGAGTATTAGAtgattactattttttttaaatgaaatatattCTTAATTAGTTGGGGTTTTAGCAGGTGATGTTGGGACagtaaaaatttatatatatatatatgtaccgcGTCTTTATATCAAATCAGTTGATGCACGATACGTGGTGCACGCACAAATTATGATCAATTAATATATTCTTACCTTATAATGATTTAACTATTGCtgtatttaatataatttgatataaatattcgatACCAATAAATTTTTGCTGATTGAGACTAGTTTGATGACGAAGCATCTTAGGTATGGTCGGCCGAAAAAAAGGAAATTCCAAGGAAGAAGCAAAGACCGAGTCATACAACTAAGCGCCAGTTCAGTACTAACTATACTAAGTAACGAGTAAGAGTAGTGTCAATTTTGtgttataataattattttatattatgatgcaaaaattgaaatgaaagtAGTAGAAACTAGAAAGCAGCCAGCCATCCACAGCCAAATACAACTAAGCGTGTTTGACCATTTAATACCATTTGGTATGAACGCATTTTTCCATTAAAGACCAGCTGACTGCCAAATGGGCGTTCCCCCACTCTCACAAAAAATGCGTATAACCTAATTGCTACTGAATTTTGTCCAGTTTTTCTCCATTATCCTCTTATAATTTGTACCTTTCTCATACTACTAGAAGCTTTCACAAATTAACCAGAGTTGCTTTCAAGAATGACAATTCTTTTTTCGTTTACATACAAGTGAAAGGAATTTAAAGAATGATAACTTTTCCTTGATTTCTTTGTCAATTAtgaataacttttatttgaatgTGAACAAAAATTAGCATTCAACTTAtctgatttcttcttctttttattataGTAGGAATTGTTCTCCGGAACCTAAATTTCTAGACCAAATACCCAAGAAATATCAACTATTAAGAAATTCTTTACGTGGAGTATGTTTTGGAGTTTCAAAAAACTAAATTTGCGTATTTAAGTTTTTGTAGaaaaatataactttaaaaCTATTTCTCATTACATAGGCAAATGGAAAAGAGAAAGGGAGAttgtttttacaaaaattatttgtttGGGTTGTCTTTGCAAATATATATTGTTAACTTAAAAGCTAAATATTTGTGTTTTTGAGGTTTTGAACTATTAAACATGTGAAAAAGctgaaatcttcaacaacacaaagaaaagatcaagaaatagctcaaacAAAAACTTCTTCATTGACGGTGTCATCATGAAAATACAATTCACATTAGTAGATATTTCTTCAACAAGTTttgtcttttttgtttgttttgcaCCACACTTGCATGGCGCGTTGGTGACTCATTCACTCAAGTAAGAACCAAACACATTCAAACAACGTCAATATAAATACCCCATTGCTTCCAAATTTACGTACACCAAACTAAAACCTGCATATCAAAcctaaaataaaaatcaagaaccaaaaaaacaaagagCAAAAACCAAAAATGCCTTGTGCAATAGCAATAACAAGCTCTCCTATATTCTCACCATCACATTCACATACACCAAAACCAGTTTCACCATTTTACTATAAACCATCATCTATACAAATACAATCACCGTTGACTTGCTACAACAGGCATGTAAGAGAAGATGAGGAGCCGTTGACTTGTTCCAcgtcatcatcatcgtcgtcgTCGTCATTGATTTCGAAGAGAAAAAGGCCAGCGAATATTATGATTCCGACTGTGTCGTTAGGTTTGGGACACGTTGATGAAACACTAAAAGAAGAGAGTAGGTTggatgaagttgaagttgaagaagaaggataCTCTGTGTATTgtaaaagagggaaaaaaagaggTGATATGGAAGATCGGTATTCAGCTATAGTTGATGATGCTAAGAACGGCTCTAAACAGGTATTATTTGCTAGAAATTTTTatctatctcttaattttgagttAATGATCAAAACCACACATCAACTACcagtttttcctttttctatttGACTTATCACCATTTATGTATTAAAATACATCGAGTTTAGATAAGTATTAAAACATACCTCAATATTTCCTACCTGAATTATCACAATCTACTCAACTAGGTGTGGTGATAGTTCATTTAGAAAAAAGAATAGCTGATAGTTGGGTGTGAAACTTGTGAAAAGGTTAATAGTTTAGTGTCTTTAACCATTATATCCTTAATTTTTGGACTTTTGAAGGATAACTTAAATTATTGACGGGTATCTCAATCTTCAATTGAGGATTCCAAAATTGGGTTGGGAATTTTTTCTAAAGATAGATACAGGGTATTTGCTTGCTTGAAATGAAAGGGGTCAAATTCCAAACATAACAGAATTGATGTGTAGTAGTTATTGTTgacgatgatttgtttgatacTTCTATACTATGTGAAGAAGATTTTGGTGTATTACTAACTCCCACATCAAACAAGCGCGATTTTACGAATAAGTCATATAAATGGTTTGACATAATTTGTATGATTGAGCTGTTAAACTACTCGAATTAATTGAAATTAACGTCATAGACGTTCAACTTCATTAAACAAATCGATACGATTCTGCCTTATAGCGTAATAAGCATgtataatgagagtttaatgaacTGGTGTGATGACTTACAGAAAGTGATTGGAAGTTATTGAATTAGATAGATATATTCTAATGCTGAGTGTTATTTCCCCTATTTCAGGCCTTTTTTGGTGTATTTGATGGACATGGTGGAGCAAAAGCTGCAGAATTCGCAGTAAAAAATTTAGGCAGGAACATTATAACTGAAGTGGCGTCGAGGAGTGAAGAGGGACTGGAAGAAGCAGTCAGAGAGGGTTACCTCACTACAGACGCGGAGTTTCTAAAGCTAAATGCAAATGGAGGGAGTTGTTGTGTGACAGCACTTGTACAGAATGGAGAACTTATTGTGTCAAATGCTGGTGATTGTCGTGCTGTTATGAGTAGGGGAGGAGTAGCAGAGGCACTCACAGTTGATCATAAGCCTTCGAGGCAAGATGAAATGGAAAGAATTCAACGCCTCGGTGGCTATGTAGATTGTGTCCGGGGTGTGTGGAGAATTCAAGGATCTCTTGCTGTGTCAAGAGGATTAGGAGATTCCCGTCTTAAGAGATGGGTAGTGGCTGAACCAGAGACGAAAATATTGACGATTGAACCAGAATGTGAATTCTTGATCCTGGCATCTGACGGTCTTTGGGAAAAGGTAACCAacacacactttttttttatctcatttCAACTGTAGTACAAACACGTGTCG contains these protein-coding regions:
- the LOC132068381 gene encoding putative protein phosphatase 2C 53, whose translation is MPCAIAITSSPIFSPSHSHTPKPVSPFYYKPSSIQIQSPLTCYNRHVREDEEPLTCSTSSSSSSSSLISKRKRPANIMIPTVSLGLGHVDETLKEESRLDEVEVEEEGYSVYCKRGKKRGDMEDRYSAIVDDAKNGSKQAFFGVFDGHGGAKAAEFAVKNLGRNIITEVASRSEEGLEEAVREGYLTTDAEFLKLNANGGSCCVTALVQNGELIVSNAGDCRAVMSRGGVAEALTVDHKPSRQDEMERIQRLGGYVDCVRGVWRIQGSLAVSRGLGDSRLKRWVVAEPETKILTIEPECEFLILASDGLWEKVSNQEAVDLLRPFCVGVDNLQLLSACKKLVDLAVTRGSADDITAMVIQLRQFVQ